One stretch of Saccharopolyspora erythraea DNA includes these proteins:
- a CDS encoding ATP-dependent DNA ligase, protein MVLLSDVVRTSAEVSATRSRKAKVAAIAGLLSRLGEAEVGPGTAFLAGELPGGRAGVGWATLSALDPVAAGEPSLTVAEVDAAIDALRGIGGAGSGQRRTELLADLLSRATAAEQEFLVRLLGGELRQGALEGVMLEAIASAAEVRPDAVRRAFMLSGRLPATAEAALRGGEEELGGFRLEVGRPLRPMLASPAETLDEAMAELGEVSVEYKMDGARIQVHRDGDDVHVYTRTLREITRHVPELVELVRGLDCRSIVLDGETLALDDSGRPRPFQETMGRFGAQSPRDLLLHPYFFDCLHLDGRDLLDLPLRDRLTALEGVAADHRIPAVLTADAEHASGIFDDALEAGHEGVMVKSLESAYAAGRRGRTWRKVKPSHTLDLVVLAAEWGHGRRSGYLSNLHLGARDPDGGPPIMVGKTFKGLTDELLAWQTEEFQRRETHRDDWTVHLVPELVVEIELDGVQTSTRYPGGVALRFARVLRYRPDKDAASADTIDAVRDVRGPQRAAEGG, encoded by the coding sequence ATGGTGCTTCTGAGCGATGTCGTGCGCACGTCCGCCGAGGTCTCCGCGACCCGCTCGCGCAAGGCGAAGGTCGCCGCGATCGCGGGGCTGCTCTCGCGGCTCGGTGAAGCCGAGGTCGGGCCCGGCACGGCGTTCCTCGCCGGTGAGCTGCCCGGCGGGCGCGCCGGGGTGGGCTGGGCGACGCTGTCGGCGCTCGACCCGGTGGCAGCTGGCGAGCCGTCGCTGACCGTCGCGGAGGTGGACGCCGCCATCGACGCCCTGCGCGGGATCGGCGGTGCCGGTTCCGGGCAGCGGCGCACCGAACTACTCGCTGACCTGTTGTCCCGGGCCACGGCGGCGGAGCAGGAGTTCCTGGTGCGGCTGCTCGGCGGTGAGCTGCGACAGGGCGCGCTGGAGGGCGTGATGCTGGAGGCGATCGCATCCGCGGCCGAGGTTCGCCCCGACGCGGTGCGCCGCGCGTTCATGCTCTCCGGCCGGCTGCCCGCGACCGCCGAGGCGGCGCTGCGCGGCGGCGAGGAGGAACTGGGCGGTTTCCGCCTGGAGGTGGGGCGCCCGCTGCGTCCGATGCTCGCCTCCCCGGCCGAGACGCTGGACGAGGCGATGGCCGAGCTGGGCGAGGTCAGCGTCGAGTACAAGATGGACGGTGCGCGCATCCAGGTGCACCGCGACGGCGACGACGTCCACGTCTACACCCGCACGCTGCGCGAGATCACCCGCCACGTCCCCGAGCTCGTCGAGCTGGTGCGGGGCCTGGACTGCCGGTCGATCGTGCTCGACGGCGAGACGCTGGCGCTCGACGACTCGGGGCGGCCGAGGCCCTTCCAGGAGACGATGGGCCGCTTCGGCGCGCAGAGCCCGCGGGATCTGCTGCTGCACCCGTACTTCTTCGACTGCCTGCACCTCGACGGACGAGACCTGCTCGACCTCCCGCTGCGCGACCGGCTCACCGCGCTGGAGGGGGTAGCCGCCGACCACCGCATCCCGGCGGTGCTGACCGCCGACGCCGAGCACGCCTCGGGCATCTTCGACGACGCGCTGGAAGCCGGGCACGAGGGCGTCATGGTCAAGTCGCTGGAGTCGGCCTACGCGGCGGGGCGGCGCGGACGCACCTGGCGCAAGGTCAAGCCGTCGCACACCCTCGACCTGGTCGTGCTGGCCGCCGAGTGGGGCCACGGACGGCGCAGCGGCTACCTGTCCAACCTGCACCTCGGCGCGCGCGACCCCGACGGAGGGCCGCCGATCATGGTCGGCAAGACCTTCAAGGGGCTCACCGACGAGCTGCTGGCCTGGCAGACCGAGGAGTTCCAGCGCAGGGAGACCCACCGCGACGACTGGACGGTGCACCTGGTGCCGGAGCTGGTGGTGGAGATCGAGCTGGACGGCGTGCAGACGAGCACCCGCTACCCGGGCGGTGTGGCGCTGCGGTTCGCGCGGGTGCTGCGCTACCGCCCCGACAAGGACGCCGCCTCCGCCGACACCATCGACGCGGTGCGGGACGTGCGCGGTCCGCAGCGTGCGGCGGAGGGCGGATGA
- the hppD gene encoding 4-hydroxyphenylpyruvate dioxygenase — translation MRQLVGLVDHDASKDPFPVRAMDAVVFVVGNATQSALFYQVAFGMELVAYSGPEHGNRDHKAYVLKSGSARFVLKGAVDPDSPLADHHRRHGDGVVDLALEVTDVDKCVEHARAQGATVLEEPHEVSDDNGTVRTAAIATYGETRHTLVDRSRYRGPYLPGYVERTGSYRKPEGAPKRLFQAVDHCVGNVELGRMDEWVAFYNRVMGFVNMAEFVGDDIATEYSALMSKVVANGNHRVKFPLNEPAVGKRKSQIDEYLEFYRGAGCQHIALATGDILTTIKAMREAGVEFLNTPDSYYDDPELRARIGEVRLPIETLKEHGILVDRDEDGYLLQIFTKPIGDRPTVFYELIERHGSLGFGKGNFKALFEAIEREQERRGNL, via the coding sequence ATGCGCCAGCTCGTCGGCCTGGTGGACCACGACGCGTCCAAGGACCCGTTCCCGGTCCGAGCGATGGACGCGGTCGTGTTCGTCGTGGGCAACGCCACCCAGAGCGCGCTGTTCTACCAGGTCGCCTTCGGCATGGAGCTCGTCGCCTACTCCGGGCCCGAGCACGGAAACCGGGACCACAAGGCCTACGTGCTCAAGTCCGGCTCGGCCCGCTTCGTGCTCAAGGGCGCCGTCGACCCGGACAGCCCGCTGGCCGACCACCACCGCAGGCACGGCGACGGCGTCGTGGACCTCGCGCTGGAGGTCACCGACGTCGACAAGTGCGTCGAGCACGCCCGTGCGCAGGGGGCCACCGTCCTGGAGGAACCGCACGAGGTCTCCGACGACAACGGCACCGTCCGCACCGCGGCCATCGCGACCTACGGCGAGACCCGCCACACGCTGGTCGACCGCAGCCGCTACCGCGGTCCGTACCTGCCGGGCTACGTCGAGCGCACCGGCAGCTACCGCAAGCCCGAGGGCGCGCCCAAGCGGCTCTTCCAGGCCGTCGACCACTGCGTCGGCAACGTCGAGCTCGGCAGGATGGACGAGTGGGTCGCCTTCTACAACCGCGTCATGGGCTTCGTGAACATGGCCGAGTTCGTCGGTGACGACATCGCCACCGAGTACTCGGCGCTGATGAGCAAGGTCGTCGCCAACGGCAACCACCGGGTGAAGTTCCCGCTCAACGAGCCCGCGGTCGGCAAGCGGAAGTCGCAGATCGACGAGTACCTGGAGTTCTACCGCGGGGCGGGCTGCCAGCACATCGCGCTGGCCACCGGCGACATCCTGACCACCATCAAGGCGATGCGCGAGGCCGGGGTGGAGTTCCTGAACACGCCGGACTCCTACTACGACGACCCCGAGCTGCGGGCCCGCATCGGCGAGGTGCGGCTGCCGATCGAGACGCTCAAGGAGCACGGCATCCTCGTCGACCGCGACGAGGACGGCTACCTGCTGCAGATCTTCACCAAGCCGATCGGCGACCGGCCGACCGTCTTCTACGAGCTGATCGAGCGGCACGGTTCGCTGGGCTTCGGCAAGGGCAACTTCAAGGCGCTGTTCGAGGCGATCGAGCGCGAGCAGGAGCGCCGCGGCAACCTCTGA
- a CDS encoding GuaB1 family IMP dehydrogenase-related protein, translating into MQFLNGQQPTTDLTYDDVFLAPRRSGVESRFDVDLATADGTGATLPIVVANMTAVAGRRMAETIARRGGLVVLPQDVAPSAVAEIVSWVKQRHPLWDTPLVLHADDAVADALNLLPKRAHGAVVVVDDGNRPVGVVDEAACGGVDRFSRVGEVADLSPVVLPLETKPREVFEQLHKQARNVALAVDADGVLAGIMTAKGALRAEIYTPALDADGKLRVVAAVGVNGDVAAKSEALLGAGVDALVVDTAHGHQEKMIAALGAVRSVGPRVPVVAGNVVTADGVRDLAEAGADVIKVGVGPGAMCTTRMMTGVGRPQFSAVAECATAARELGKHVWADGGVRHPRDVALALAAGASSVMVGSWFAGTYESPGDLQRDEHGRAYKESFGMASKRAVSARTRTDGAFDQARKALFEEGISSSRMRLDPQRPSVEDLLDEISSGLRSSCTYAGARSLEEFHERALVGIQSAAGFAEGRPLPSGW; encoded by the coding sequence GTGCAGTTCTTGAACGGGCAGCAGCCCACTACCGACCTGACCTACGACGACGTCTTCCTCGCGCCGCGGCGCTCGGGCGTCGAGTCCCGGTTCGACGTCGACCTCGCCACCGCCGACGGCACCGGTGCGACCCTGCCGATCGTGGTCGCCAACATGACCGCGGTCGCCGGCCGCCGGATGGCCGAGACGATCGCCCGGCGCGGCGGGCTGGTGGTGCTGCCGCAGGACGTGGCTCCGAGCGCCGTCGCCGAGATCGTCTCCTGGGTCAAGCAACGCCACCCGCTCTGGGACACGCCGCTGGTGTTGCACGCCGACGACGCGGTCGCCGACGCGCTGAACCTGCTCCCCAAGCGCGCCCACGGCGCCGTGGTGGTCGTCGACGACGGCAACCGCCCGGTGGGTGTGGTCGACGAGGCCGCCTGCGGTGGTGTCGACCGCTTCAGCCGGGTCGGCGAGGTCGCCGACCTCAGCCCGGTGGTGCTGCCGCTGGAGACCAAGCCGCGCGAGGTGTTCGAGCAGCTCCACAAGCAGGCCAGGAACGTCGCGCTCGCCGTCGACGCCGACGGCGTGCTCGCGGGGATCATGACCGCGAAGGGGGCGCTGCGGGCCGAGATCTACACCCCAGCGCTCGACGCCGACGGCAAGCTGCGAGTGGTGGCGGCGGTCGGGGTGAACGGCGACGTGGCCGCCAAGTCCGAAGCGCTGCTCGGCGCGGGTGTGGACGCGCTGGTCGTCGACACCGCGCACGGCCACCAGGAGAAGATGATCGCCGCGCTGGGCGCGGTGCGCTCGGTCGGCCCTCGGGTGCCGGTGGTGGCGGGCAACGTGGTCACCGCCGACGGCGTGCGGGACCTGGCCGAAGCCGGGGCCGACGTGATCAAGGTCGGTGTCGGCCCGGGCGCGATGTGCACGACCCGGATGATGACCGGCGTCGGCCGTCCGCAGTTCTCCGCGGTCGCCGAGTGCGCCACCGCCGCCCGCGAGCTGGGCAAGCACGTGTGGGCCGATGGCGGCGTGCGCCACCCGCGCGACGTGGCTCTCGCCCTGGCCGCCGGCGCCTCGTCGGTGATGGTCGGGTCCTGGTTCGCGGGTACCTACGAGTCGCCGGGCGACCTCCAGCGCGACGAGCACGGCCGCGCCTACAAGGAGTCTTTCGGCATGGCCTCGAAGCGTGCCGTGAGCGCGCGGACCCGGACCGACGGCGCGTTCGACCAGGCGCGCAAGGCGCTGTTCGAGGAGGGCATCTCCAGCTCGCGCATGCGGCTGGACCCGCAGCGGCCGAGCGTGGAGGACCTGCTCGACGAGATCAGCTCCGGCCTGCGTTCGTCGTGCACGTACGCGGGCGCGCGGAGCCTGGAGGAGTTCCACGAGCGGGCACTGGTGGGCATCCAGTCGGCGGCCGGCTTCGCGGAGGGCCGCCCTCTGCCGTCCGGCTGGTGA
- a CDS encoding DUF4288 domain-containing protein, which translates to MSTPEEVGSVNIGPGTIDPRDFQAPVSSADRDFYVAVLVTEGVTEGSDKPLYEESFVLLKAESEEEAREKAADYGKQQETSYRNENDQDITWKLRHVVDVRLVEDATFDDGSELYSRFFRNFAGYRSFEPLLGGEEL; encoded by the coding sequence ATGAGCACTCCCGAAGAGGTCGGGTCGGTCAACATCGGCCCGGGCACCATCGACCCCCGTGACTTCCAGGCCCCGGTGAGCAGCGCGGACCGGGACTTCTACGTCGCCGTGCTGGTGACCGAGGGCGTCACCGAGGGCTCGGACAAGCCCCTCTACGAGGAGTCCTTCGTGCTGCTCAAGGCGGAGTCGGAGGAAGAGGCCAGGGAGAAGGCCGCCGACTACGGCAAGCAGCAGGAAACCAGCTACCGCAACGAGAACGACCAGGACATCACCTGGAAGCTCCGACACGTCGTGGACGTCCGGCTGGTCGAGGACGCCACCTTCGACGACGGTTCGGAGCTCTACAGCCGGTTCTTCCGCAACTTCGCCGGCTACCGCTCCTTCGAACCGCTGCTCGGCGGCGAGGAGCTCTGA
- a CDS encoding DUF4307 domain-containing protein — translation MTSQRLPEGRYGSRARGQARPGVRWLLTGITVVVLLGLSVLGYANLGSTPIEGKQTAFTIDDDSSVRITLEVRRDDPRRPAACVVRARAESGDEVGRKEVMIQPADDTIRQETVLRTSARATIGEVYGCTYNVPEYLSTWTRPTG, via the coding sequence ATGACAAGCCAGCGGTTACCGGAGGGCCGTTACGGCTCGCGTGCGCGCGGGCAGGCGCGCCCCGGAGTGCGCTGGCTGCTGACCGGGATCACCGTCGTCGTCCTCCTGGGGCTGTCCGTGCTCGGCTACGCCAACCTCGGCAGCACCCCCATCGAGGGCAAGCAGACCGCTTTCACCATCGACGACGACAGCTCCGTGCGGATCACCCTGGAGGTCCGTCGCGACGACCCCCGGCGCCCCGCCGCGTGCGTGGTGCGCGCCCGCGCGGAGTCCGGCGACGAGGTGGGCCGCAAGGAAGTCATGATCCAACCGGCGGACGACACGATCCGGCAGGAGACTGTGCTCCGTACCTCCGCCCGAGCCACCATCGGGGAGGTGTACGGCTGCACTTACAACGTGCCTGAATATTTGTCCACCTGGACACGGCCAACCGGGTGA
- the ilvA gene encoding threonine ammonia-lyase, with translation MRLVSLDRIRAAGEQLEGIARRTPLEHSRVLGEACRGEVHVKCENLQRTGSFKLRGGYVRLAGLDAGRRAAGVVAASAGNHAQGVALAASLLGIRSTVFMPERAPLPKVAATKAYGAEVRLQGGVLGESLEAARAHADATGAEFIHPFDHPDIIAGQGTVGVEILEQLPDVRTVLVPAGGGGLVSGIAAAVKAEHPQVRVLAVQAEQAAAWPPSLAAGKPVALVDTQRTMADGIAVPAPSELTFAHVSELVDDVLTVGEEALSRALLLCLERAKLVVEPAGVAAVAGLLEHPEQVGSPTVVVLSGGNIDPLLMLQLIQHGMTSAGRYLSLRVRLPDRPGSLAGLLARLGELSANVIDIEHSRIAGALALGEVDVEISLETRGPEHRERVVSELEAAGFVVVARR, from the coding sequence ATGCGCCTGGTCAGCCTGGACCGCATCCGCGCCGCCGGTGAGCAGCTCGAGGGCATCGCGCGCCGGACACCGCTGGAGCACTCCCGGGTTCTCGGCGAAGCGTGCCGGGGCGAGGTCCACGTCAAGTGCGAGAACCTCCAGCGCACCGGGTCCTTCAAGCTCCGCGGCGGCTACGTCCGGCTCGCCGGCCTGGACGCCGGGCGCCGGGCCGCGGGAGTCGTCGCTGCCAGCGCGGGCAACCACGCCCAGGGCGTCGCGCTGGCCGCGTCACTGCTCGGCATCCGCTCGACGGTGTTCATGCCCGAGCGCGCACCGCTGCCCAAGGTCGCGGCGACCAAGGCGTACGGGGCCGAGGTGCGGTTGCAGGGGGGCGTGCTGGGGGAGTCGCTGGAGGCGGCGCGTGCGCACGCGGACGCGACCGGGGCCGAGTTCATCCACCCGTTCGACCATCCCGACATCATCGCCGGTCAGGGCACGGTCGGCGTCGAGATCCTGGAGCAGCTCCCGGACGTGCGGACGGTGCTGGTGCCCGCCGGCGGCGGCGGGCTGGTCAGCGGCATCGCCGCGGCCGTGAAGGCCGAGCACCCGCAGGTGCGGGTGCTCGCGGTCCAGGCGGAGCAGGCCGCCGCCTGGCCGCCGTCGCTCGCGGCGGGAAAGCCGGTTGCGCTGGTCGACACCCAGCGGACGATGGCCGACGGCATCGCGGTTCCCGCGCCCAGCGAGCTGACCTTCGCCCACGTCAGCGAGCTCGTCGACGACGTGCTCACGGTGGGGGAGGAGGCGCTCTCGCGCGCTCTGCTGCTGTGCCTGGAACGGGCGAAGCTGGTGGTCGAACCCGCAGGAGTCGCGGCGGTCGCCGGACTGCTGGAGCACCCGGAGCAGGTCGGCTCGCCCACCGTGGTGGTCCTCTCCGGCGGCAACATCGACCCGCTGCTGATGTTGCAGCTGATCCAGCACGGCATGACCTCGGCGGGCCGCTACCTGTCGCTGCGGGTGCGGCTACCGGACCGGCCGGGCTCGCTGGCCGGGCTCCTGGCCCGGCTCGGCGAGCTGTCGGCCAACGTCATCGACATCGAGCATTCCCGGATCGCCGGGGCCCTCGCGCTGGGCGAGGTCGACGTCGAGATCAGCCTGGAGACCCGGGGTCCCGAGCACCGCGAACGGGTCGTCTCGGAACTCGAGGCCGCGGGGTTCGTGGTGGTGGCCAGGAGGTGA
- the mca gene encoding mycothiol conjugate amidase Mca, with protein MAEKLRLMTVHAHPDDESSKGAATTARYVADGHEVMVVTCTGGEAGSILNPAMDRPEVVANLPEVRRQEMAKAAEILGVQHRWLGFVDSGLPEGDPLPPLPEGCFAVVPLETSTRELVKVIREFRPHVVITYDENGGYPHPDHIRCHEVSMAAFDAAGDPELHTDAGDPWQPLKLYYSHGFSRKRMQLFHDALVERGIESPYGEWLGKWDSSRPDPDERVTTRVECGAYFEVRDDALRAHATQIDPTSRWFAVPADLQRELWPTEDYELVRSLVDTTLPEDDLFAGVEEKVCAV; from the coding sequence ATGGCCGAAAAGCTGCGTCTGATGACGGTGCACGCGCATCCGGACGACGAGTCCAGCAAGGGGGCGGCGACGACCGCGCGCTACGTCGCCGACGGCCACGAGGTGATGGTCGTCACCTGCACCGGTGGTGAGGCGGGCAGCATCCTCAACCCGGCCATGGACCGGCCGGAGGTGGTGGCGAACCTGCCGGAGGTCCGCAGGCAGGAGATGGCGAAGGCGGCCGAGATCCTCGGCGTCCAGCACCGGTGGCTGGGCTTCGTCGACTCCGGGCTGCCCGAGGGCGACCCGCTGCCGCCGCTGCCGGAGGGCTGCTTCGCGGTGGTGCCGCTGGAGACCTCCACCCGCGAGCTGGTCAAGGTCATCCGCGAGTTCCGCCCGCACGTGGTGATCACCTACGACGAGAACGGCGGCTACCCGCATCCCGACCACATCCGCTGCCACGAGGTCTCGATGGCAGCCTTCGACGCCGCCGGCGACCCCGAGCTTCACACCGACGCGGGCGACCCCTGGCAGCCGCTGAAGCTGTACTACTCGCACGGTTTCTCCCGCAAGCGCATGCAGCTCTTCCACGACGCGCTGGTCGAGCGCGGCATCGAGTCGCCCTACGGGGAGTGGCTCGGCAAGTGGGACTCCTCGCGCCCGGACCCCGACGAGCGGGTGACGACGCGGGTCGAGTGCGGTGCATACTTCGAGGTGCGTGACGACGCGCTGCGCGCGCACGCGACCCAGATCGACCCGACCAGCCGGTGGTTCGCGGTTCCGGCCGACCTGCAGCGGGAGCTGTGGCCCACCGAGGACTACGAGCTGGTCAGGTCGCTGGTGGACACGACGTTGCCGGAGGACGACCTGTTCGCCGGTGTGGAAGAGAAGGTGTGTGCGGTATGA
- a CDS encoding PhoH family protein, producing the protein MTTRRSQPPADLPATTGDPACPTRPDAPGEVRTYVLDTSVLLSDPWAMCRFAEHSVVLPLVVISELEAKRHHPELGWFARESLRVLDDLRLRHGRLDAPVPVGEQGGNLHVELNHSDPQVLPPGFRTDSNDARILACALNLAAEGHRVTLVTKDMPMRVKAASVALEAEEYRAQDVVSSGWTGMADLDVPPDTIDVLFKESVADLDEARDLPANTGLRLLAGSQSALGRVTADKQVKLVRGDREAFGLHGRSAEQRIALDLLLDPEVGIVSLGGRAGTGKSALALCAGLEAVLERQQHRKVVVFRPVYAVGGQELGYLPGSENEKMQPWAQAVFDTLGALASQDVLDEVMDRGMLEVLPLTHIRGRSLHDSFVIVDEAQSLERNVLLTVLSRLGSNSRVVLTHDVAQRDNLRVGRHDGVAAVIEKLKGHPLFAHVTLTRSERSPVAALVTEMLEGDFTP; encoded by the coding sequence GTGACCACACGACGTTCCCAGCCCCCAGCGGATCTCCCGGCAACGACCGGTGATCCAGCGTGCCCGACCCGTCCGGATGCCCCGGGCGAGGTCCGCACGTACGTCCTCGACACCTCGGTGCTGCTGTCCGACCCGTGGGCGATGTGCCGGTTCGCCGAGCACAGCGTGGTGCTGCCCCTGGTCGTGATCAGCGAACTCGAGGCCAAGCGACACCACCCCGAGCTCGGCTGGTTCGCCAGGGAGTCCCTCCGCGTGCTCGACGACCTGCGTCTTCGGCACGGGAGACTCGACGCCCCCGTCCCCGTCGGGGAGCAGGGCGGCAACCTGCACGTCGAGCTCAACCACTCGGACCCGCAGGTGCTTCCGCCGGGTTTCCGCACCGACTCCAACGACGCGAGAATCCTCGCCTGCGCGCTGAACCTGGCCGCCGAGGGACACCGCGTCACCCTGGTCACCAAGGACATGCCGATGCGGGTCAAGGCCGCGTCGGTCGCCCTGGAGGCCGAGGAGTACCGGGCGCAGGACGTGGTGTCGTCGGGCTGGACCGGCATGGCTGACCTCGACGTGCCGCCGGACACCATCGACGTGCTGTTCAAGGAGTCCGTCGCAGACCTCGACGAGGCGCGCGACCTGCCCGCAAACACCGGTCTGCGGCTGCTCGCCGGCTCGCAGAGCGCGCTGGGCAGGGTCACCGCGGACAAGCAGGTCAAGCTGGTGCGCGGCGACCGGGAGGCGTTCGGGCTGCACGGCCGCTCCGCCGAGCAGCGGATCGCGCTGGATCTCCTGCTGGACCCCGAGGTCGGGATCGTCTCCCTCGGCGGGCGGGCGGGCACCGGCAAGTCGGCGCTCGCGCTGTGCGCGGGCCTGGAAGCGGTGCTGGAACGCCAGCAGCACCGCAAGGTCGTGGTGTTCCGCCCGGTCTACGCCGTCGGCGGGCAGGAGCTCGGCTACCTGCCGGGCAGCGAGAACGAGAAGATGCAGCCGTGGGCGCAGGCCGTGTTCGACACCCTCGGCGCGCTGGCCAGCCAGGACGTGCTGGACGAGGTCATGGACCGGGGAATGCTGGAGGTCCTGCCCCTCACCCACATCCGCGGGCGGTCGCTGCACGACTCGTTCGTCATCGTCGACGAGGCGCAGTCGCTGGAGCGCAACGTCCTGCTGACGGTGCTCTCACGCCTCGGGTCGAACTCGCGGGTGGTGCTCACCCACGACGTCGCCCAGCGCGACAACCTGCGGGTCGGCCGCCACGACGGGGTCGCCGCGGTGATCGAGAAGCTGAAGGGGCACCCGCTGTTCGCCCACGTCACCCTCACCCGGTCCGAGCGCTCGCCGGTGGCCGCGCTGGTGACCGAGATGCTGGAGGGCGACTTCACGCCGTGA
- a CDS encoding Lrp/AsnC family transcriptional regulator: MTPNDTGADEALDALDAKLLLLLSDEPRLGVLECSRRLGVARGTVQARMDRMLRRGVLQGFPPDLDLAAMGYGLTAFAVLEIAQGQRAAVAARLAAIDEVCEVHATTGQGDLFVRMVARSNADLQRVIDNVVAVPEVRRTSTSIALSTPVPPRVRPLLERLAASGGE, translated from the coding sequence GTGACTCCCAACGACACCGGCGCGGACGAGGCTCTGGATGCTCTCGACGCGAAGCTGCTGCTGTTGCTGTCCGACGAGCCGAGGCTGGGCGTGCTGGAGTGCTCGCGGCGGCTGGGCGTGGCGCGCGGAACCGTGCAGGCGCGCATGGACCGCATGCTGCGGCGCGGCGTCCTGCAGGGCTTCCCGCCCGACCTCGACCTGGCGGCCATGGGCTACGGGCTCACCGCGTTCGCGGTGCTGGAGATCGCCCAGGGTCAGCGGGCCGCGGTGGCCGCCCGGCTCGCGGCGATCGACGAGGTGTGCGAGGTGCACGCCACCACCGGGCAGGGTGACCTGTTCGTGCGCATGGTCGCCAGGTCCAACGCCGACCTGCAACGGGTGATCGACAACGTGGTGGCGGTGCCGGAGGTGCGGCGGACGTCGACGTCGATCGCGCTGTCCACACCGGTGCCGCCCCGGGTCCGGCCACTGCTGGAGCGCCTGGCGGCCTCCGGCGGAGAGTGA
- the greA gene encoding transcription elongation factor GreA, translating into MSETQVTWLTQDAFDRLKSELDELVGNRPVIAAKINEAREEGDLKENGGYHAAREEQGHLESRIRQLQELLRTAKVGDVPTEAGVAKPGSVLTVRYDDEDETEKFLLATREEGAHGDLEVYSPSSPLGQALLDAKEGETREYELPNGGTMKVTLVKAEPFTG; encoded by the coding sequence GTGAGCGAGACCCAGGTGACCTGGCTGACCCAGGATGCTTTCGACCGGCTCAAGTCCGAGCTGGACGAACTGGTCGGTAACCGCCCGGTGATCGCCGCGAAGATCAACGAGGCCCGTGAAGAGGGCGACCTCAAGGAGAACGGCGGTTACCACGCCGCCCGCGAGGAGCAGGGCCACCTCGAGTCCCGGATCCGCCAGCTCCAGGAGCTGCTGCGCACCGCCAAGGTTGGCGACGTGCCGACCGAGGCAGGCGTCGCCAAGCCCGGCTCGGTGCTGACCGTCCGCTACGACGACGAGGACGAGACCGAGAAGTTCCTGCTCGCGACCCGCGAGGAGGGCGCCCACGGCGACCTGGAGGTCTACTCCCCGAGTTCCCCGCTCGGGCAGGCGCTGCTGGACGCCAAGGAAGGCGAGACCCGGGAGTACGAGCTTCCCAACGGCGGCACCATGAAGGTGACCCTGGTGAAGGCGGAGCCCTTCACCGGCTGA
- a CDS encoding cystathionine gamma-synthase, with the protein MTDGFATRAIHAGQDADPTTGSVIVPIHATSTYAQDGVGGMRSGYEYSRTGNPTRTALEECLAALEGGRHARAFASGMAATDAVLRATLRPGDHLIIPDDAYGGTFRLIDKVLSGWGVEYTPVPVSDVDAARAAIRANTKLIWIETPTNPLLNIGDIAALAQLAHDTGTKLVVDNTFASPYLQQPLELGAAVVVHSTTKYLGGHSDVVGGAVVTSDDELAQQVAFLQNSAGAVPGPFDAWLTLRGLKTLAVRMDRHSANAERVVAALQNHPKVAKVLYPGLEEHPGHDVAVKQMRSFGGMVSFIHADGEQAALDVCARTRLFTLAESLGGVESLIEHPGRMTHASTAGSMLQVPSDLVRLSVGIEDAGDLVEDLLSALG; encoded by the coding sequence ATGACCGACGGCTTCGCCACCCGCGCGATCCACGCGGGCCAGGATGCAGACCCGACGACCGGCTCGGTGATCGTGCCGATCCACGCGACCTCGACCTACGCCCAGGACGGCGTGGGCGGGATGCGCTCGGGCTACGAGTACTCGCGCACCGGCAACCCGACCCGGACGGCGCTGGAGGAGTGTCTGGCCGCGCTGGAAGGCGGCAGGCACGCCAGGGCGTTCGCCTCGGGCATGGCCGCCACCGACGCGGTGCTGCGCGCGACGCTGCGTCCCGGCGACCACCTGATCATCCCCGACGACGCCTACGGCGGCACGTTCCGGCTGATCGACAAGGTGCTGTCGGGCTGGGGTGTGGAGTACACGCCGGTCCCGGTGTCCGATGTGGATGCCGCGCGGGCGGCGATCCGGGCCAACACCAAGCTGATCTGGATCGAGACCCCCACCAACCCGCTGCTCAACATCGGCGACATCGCCGCGCTGGCGCAGCTCGCGCACGACACCGGCACGAAGCTGGTCGTGGACAACACGTTCGCCTCGCCGTACCTGCAGCAGCCGCTGGAACTCGGCGCGGCCGTCGTCGTGCACTCGACGACCAAGTACCTGGGCGGGCACTCCGACGTGGTCGGCGGCGCCGTGGTGACCTCCGACGACGAGCTCGCCCAGCAGGTCGCGTTCCTGCAGAACAGCGCGGGCGCGGTGCCGGGGCCGTTCGACGCGTGGCTGACGCTGCGCGGCCTGAAGACGCTCGCGGTGCGCATGGACCGCCACAGCGCCAACGCCGAGCGGGTCGTGGCCGCGCTGCAGAACCACCCCAAGGTTGCCAAGGTGCTCTACCCGGGTCTGGAGGAGCACCCCGGCCACGACGTGGCGGTGAAGCAGATGCGCAGCTTCGGCGGGATGGTGTCGTTCATCCACGCCGACGGCGAGCAGGCCGCGCTCGACGTCTGCGCCCGCACCAGGCTGTTCACCCTGGCCGAGTCGCTGGGCGGGGTGGAGTCGCTGATCGAGCACCCCGGCCGGATGACCCACGCCAGCACGGCGGGCTCGATGCTGCAGGTGCCCTCGGACCTCGTCCGGCTGTCGGTCGGCATCGAGGACGCCGGTGACCTCGTCGAGGACCTGCTCAGCGCGCTGGGCTGA